Proteins from a single region of Haloarcula laminariae:
- the mutL gene encoding DNA mismatch repair endonuclease MutL: MGETPEDIRQLDERTVERIAAGEVVERPASVVKELVENAVDADADRVTVSVADGGRAGIRVTDDGVGMARDAVERAVEQHTTSKIRDIEDLEGGVGTLGFRGEALHAIGAVSRMTITTRPREGSAGTELVVEGGEVTSAGPAGCPEGTSIEIEDLFYNVPARRKYLKQAATEFAHVNTIVTSYALANPDVAVTLEHDGRETFATTGQGDLRETVMSVYGREVAESMIAVDGKDLPDGPLSGVTGLVSHPETTRAGREYLSTYVNGRYVRAKTAHDAVVDAYGTQIAPDRYPFAVLFLDVPAGDVDVNVHPRKMEVRFVDDEGVRKQVRTAVEDALLEEGLLRSTAPRGRSQPEQTEITPERSGSDSPTDDSAPTSHRDEREASAGEPSTESPSGDRPTKSTGTDSTPDTAVSGRTADEPPTETSADSRPASDAAADEPARSVTDGTDGTVEPAQSGATDGTAEPAQSGATDGTPESTPTDPDRKFSGGHDQAHLGDAPETAHDTLPSMRILGQLHDTYVVAETDDGLVLIDQHAADERVNYERLKRQFAGETTTQALAEPVELELTAREAAVFDERSDALASLGFHTARTGERIVEVRTLPGVIADAAGPDIVRDVLSAFVGGESEAATTVEAAADELLGDLACYPSVTGNTSLTEGSVRDLLAALDDCDNPYACPHGRPTVIEVDFNELEDRFERDYPGHAGRRQ, from the coding sequence ATGGGGGAGACGCCAGAAGACATCCGGCAACTCGACGAGCGGACCGTCGAGCGCATCGCCGCCGGCGAGGTCGTCGAGCGGCCGGCCTCGGTGGTGAAAGAGCTGGTCGAGAACGCCGTCGACGCCGACGCCGACCGGGTCACGGTGAGCGTCGCGGACGGCGGCCGCGCGGGGATTCGTGTCACCGACGACGGCGTCGGCATGGCCCGCGACGCCGTCGAGCGCGCCGTCGAGCAACACACGACCTCCAAAATCCGGGACATCGAGGACCTGGAGGGCGGCGTCGGGACGCTCGGCTTCCGCGGGGAGGCGCTGCACGCCATCGGCGCGGTGTCCAGAATGACCATCACTACGCGCCCGCGAGAGGGCTCAGCGGGCACCGAACTCGTCGTCGAAGGCGGCGAGGTCACGTCGGCCGGCCCGGCGGGCTGTCCCGAAGGGACGAGCATCGAAATCGAGGACCTGTTCTACAACGTCCCCGCCCGCCGGAAGTACCTCAAGCAGGCCGCGACGGAGTTCGCCCACGTCAACACCATCGTCACGAGCTACGCGCTGGCCAACCCCGACGTGGCCGTCACCCTCGAACACGACGGCCGCGAGACGTTCGCCACGACCGGGCAGGGCGACCTCCGGGAGACGGTGATGTCGGTGTACGGCCGCGAGGTGGCCGAATCAATGATAGCGGTCGACGGCAAGGACCTCCCCGATGGCCCGCTCTCCGGCGTCACCGGGCTGGTCTCCCACCCCGAGACGACCCGCGCCGGCCGGGAGTATCTCTCGACGTACGTCAACGGCCGCTACGTCCGCGCGAAGACCGCCCACGACGCCGTCGTCGACGCCTACGGCACCCAGATAGCGCCGGACCGCTACCCCTTCGCCGTCCTCTTTCTCGACGTTCCCGCAGGTGACGTCGACGTCAACGTCCACCCTCGGAAGATGGAGGTCCGTTTCGTCGACGACGAGGGCGTCCGCAAGCAGGTTCGGACCGCTGTCGAAGATGCACTGTTGGAGGAGGGACTGCTCCGCTCGACGGCACCGCGGGGCCGCTCCCAGCCCGAACAGACCGAGATTACCCCCGAGCGGTCGGGAAGCGACTCGCCGACGGACGACTCGGCGCCGACCAGCCACAGGGATGAACGGGAAGCGTCGGCGGGGGAGCCGTCGACCGAGTCCCCGTCGGGGGACCGCCCCACGAAATCCACGGGGACCGACTCGACCCCCGACACCGCCGTTTCGGGTCGAACCGCCGACGAGCCGCCCACGGAGACGAGCGCCGACAGTCGGCCCGCGTCGGACGCGGCCGCCGACGAGCCGGCCCGGTCGGTGACCGACGGCACGGACGGGACAGTCGAGCCGGCACAGAGCGGCGCCACGGACGGAACAGCCGAGCCGGCACAAAGCGGCGCTACGGACGGCACACCCGAGTCGACACCGACCGACCCCGACCGGAAGTTCTCGGGCGGCCACGACCAGGCACATCTGGGCGACGCGCCCGAGACGGCCCACGACACGCTGCCGTCGATGCGGATACTCGGGCAGCTCCACGACACCTACGTCGTCGCGGAGACCGACGATGGACTCGTGCTTATCGACCAGCACGCCGCCGACGAGCGGGTCAACTACGAACGGCTCAAGCGGCAGTTCGCCGGCGAGACGACGACACAGGCCCTGGCCGAGCCGGTCGAACTCGAACTCACCGCCCGCGAGGCCGCCGTCTTCGACGAGCGAAGCGACGCCTTGGCGAGTCTGGGCTTTCACACCGCCCGGACCGGCGAGCGCATCGTCGAGGTGCGCACGCTGCCCGGCGTCATCGCCGACGCCGCCGGCCCCGACATCGTCCGCGACGTGCTGAGCGCCTTCGTCGGCGGGGAGAGCGAGGCCGCGACCACCGTCGAGGCGGCCGCCGACGAACTGCTGGGCGACCTGGCCTGTTACCCGTCGGTCACGGGCAACACCTCGCTGACGGAGGGGTCGGTGCGGGACCTGCTCGCGGCGCTGGACGACTGCGACAACCCCTACGCCTGTCCCCACGGCCGGCCGACGGTCATCGAGGTCGACTTCAACGAACTGGAGGACCGCTTCGAACGGGACTATCCGGGGCACGCCGGCCGTCGGCAGTGA
- a CDS encoding TrmB family transcriptional regulator sugar-binding domain-containing protein, whose product MTRDRLRENLRLLGLSAKEIAVYLTILDHGTVTVSRVVDESDVSQRHVYQMCEQLDERGLVVLNDHVRPSVVRAQRADSAVSSIDARLAELEADIESELADQDVADLEVELIKSGQTLAKRWRRDIDAAEAEVFICLPAAVFDRFTDALADALDRGAAVYVLVTDPGLDAFDTAALEECATLARTWAYEPQPLLTVDRERMALDDPGFLVGGGDGSAISLTRSAVTGNLFSTYLGNFWRLATEVYRCDRDPLPQSYPTLRNALVQATLYERAGVDLTATITARDMTTGEIVELASVPILEVRQGLMDPFSNEFPIENSVHVGHDGEVVTVGGVSAVIEDYEAMDIRLERAPQSE is encoded by the coding sequence ATGACACGGGACCGGCTCCGCGAGAACCTGCGGCTGCTCGGCCTCTCGGCCAAGGAGATAGCCGTCTATCTCACCATCCTCGACCACGGGACGGTGACGGTCAGCCGCGTCGTCGACGAGTCCGACGTCTCACAGCGGCACGTCTACCAGATGTGCGAACAGCTCGACGAGCGCGGGCTGGTCGTGCTCAACGACCACGTCAGGCCCTCGGTGGTCCGGGCCCAGCGGGCCGACAGCGCCGTCAGCAGCATCGACGCCCGCCTCGCCGAACTCGAAGCGGACATCGAGAGCGAGCTCGCCGACCAGGACGTCGCTGACCTCGAAGTCGAACTGATAAAGTCCGGCCAGACGCTCGCCAAGCGCTGGCGCCGCGATATCGACGCGGCCGAGGCGGAGGTGTTCATCTGTCTGCCCGCCGCGGTGTTCGACCGGTTCACCGACGCGCTGGCCGACGCTCTCGACCGAGGCGCCGCCGTCTACGTCCTCGTGACCGACCCGGGCCTCGACGCGTTCGACACGGCCGCGCTCGAGGAGTGTGCGACGCTCGCGCGCACGTGGGCGTACGAACCGCAACCGCTGCTCACCGTGGACCGCGAACGGATGGCGCTGGACGACCCGGGCTTTCTCGTCGGCGGCGGCGACGGCAGCGCCATCTCGCTCACCCGGTCGGCCGTCACCGGGAACCTCTTCAGCACGTATCTCGGCAACTTCTGGCGGCTCGCTACGGAGGTGTACCGCTGTGACCGCGACCCGCTCCCCCAGTCGTATCCGACGCTTCGCAACGCGCTCGTGCAGGCGACCCTGTACGAGCGCGCCGGCGTCGACCTGACCGCGACTATCACTGCCAGGGACATGACGACCGGCGAAATCGTCGAACTGGCGTCGGTCCCGATTCTCGAGGTCCGACAGGGGCTGATGGACCCGTTCAGCAACGAGTTCCCCATCGAGAACAGCGTCCACGTCGGACACGACGGCGAGGTGGTCACCGTCGGCGGCGTCAGCGCCGTTATCGAGGACTACGAGGCGATGGATATCCGGCTCGAACGAGCCCCTCAAAGCGAGTAA
- a CDS encoding ABC transporter ATP-binding protein has protein sequence MAELTLDNVTKVFTEDDGNEIVAVDDVSIDIEDGEFLVLVGPSGCGKSTTLRMIAGLETITSGEISLGGRRMNEKPPAERDIAMVFQSYALYPHMTVRENMSFGLEESTDMADDEISATVGDTADMMGIGDLLDRKPADLSGGQQQRVALGRAIVRDPEAFLMDEPLSNLDAKLRATMRTELQRLQDELGVTTVYVTHDQTEAMTMGDRIAILDDGVLQQVGTPLECYHAPNNQFVAGFIGDPSMNFFEMDVRDGTLVSDHFEYGLTPEQRDAVGGADRVTLGVRPEDIELDVEGSGTHAYDVFVDVVEPRGDENTTHLTFDRDVDEPDTFTATISGLRHIRAGESVVATLPPESVHLFDAETGAALHNRSLETTEVTEQLT, from the coding sequence ATGGCAGAACTAACACTCGACAACGTAACGAAGGTCTTCACCGAGGACGACGGTAACGAGATCGTCGCGGTCGACGACGTGAGCATCGACATCGAAGACGGGGAGTTCCTCGTGCTGGTCGGCCCGTCGGGCTGTGGAAAGTCCACGACGCTGCGGATGATCGCCGGCCTCGAAACGATTACCTCGGGCGAGATATCGCTCGGCGGCCGACGGATGAACGAGAAACCGCCCGCTGAGCGGGACATCGCGATGGTGTTCCAGTCCTACGCGCTGTACCCCCACATGACAGTGCGGGAGAACATGAGCTTCGGGCTGGAGGAGTCGACCGACATGGCCGACGACGAGATATCGGCGACCGTCGGGGACACGGCCGACATGATGGGTATCGGCGACCTGCTGGACCGAAAGCCCGCCGACCTCTCGGGCGGCCAGCAACAGCGCGTCGCGCTGGGGCGGGCCATCGTCCGGGACCCCGAAGCGTTCCTCATGGACGAACCGCTCAGTAACTTGGACGCGAAGCTCCGGGCGACCATGCGGACCGAGCTCCAGCGCCTGCAGGACGAACTCGGCGTCACGACGGTCTATGTCACCCACGACCAGACCGAGGCGATGACGATGGGCGACCGCATCGCCATCCTCGACGACGGCGTCCTCCAGCAGGTCGGGACGCCGCTGGAGTGTTACCACGCCCCGAACAACCAGTTCGTCGCCGGCTTCATCGGCGACCCGTCGATGAACTTCTTCGAGATGGACGTTCGGGACGGCACCCTCGTCTCCGACCACTTCGAGTACGGCCTCACGCCCGAGCAGCGCGACGCAGTCGGTGGCGCCGACCGCGTCACGCTCGGCGTCCGGCCGGAGGACATCGAACTCGACGTCGAGGGCAGCGGGACCCACGCCTACGACGTGTTCGTCGACGTGGTCGAACCCCGCGGCGACGAGAACACGACCCACCTCACCTTCGACCGGGACGTCGACGAGCCCGACACCTTCACCGCGACCATCAGCGGCCTGCGCCACATCCGGGCCGGCGAATCCGTGGTGGCGACGCTCCCGCCCGAGTCGGTTCACCTGTTCGACGCCGAGACCGGGGCGGCGCTGCACAACCGCTCGCTGGAGACCACCGAGGTCACCGAACAGCTCACCTGA
- a CDS encoding HAD family hydrolase gives MEQYDRLYELYETVDTETVRAYQEVVDLFPPLRSTVGLSQWESARRELDERKSAIAERYPEPYAELAAHLSRDEAFTALDLYSKYGRTVNVLVLDVDETLRSAGDTDNEIPRSTLHLLTEFHERGVPIVVCTGQTLENVKGFMIQGLGNDIVESGSMSIVYETGNAVFTPDHGPDTKRLLYEGLDPVIVETFDDVRGRVLSDAPDRVRRGCHLQGNEFNVTLKPNAEVGSEAAVAVIDEAIRYFCGLVGEALADAVDADVTDPALLARTYFANDPEIARVLDEGDVARDGDLDGAPEPFTATLERLDVGYYEGDAAELVSLELDKPTGVREALDVLGIEDPFALAMGDSKSDLRVMEWLAETDCGIAAAPEHASEAVLDHVTDRDGLVYTAGEASTVLRIVYGMELLAAIDER, from the coding sequence ATGGAGCAGTACGACCGCCTCTACGAGCTCTACGAGACGGTGGACACGGAGACGGTGCGGGCCTACCAGGAGGTCGTCGACCTCTTCCCGCCGCTGCGCTCGACCGTCGGGCTGAGCCAGTGGGAGAGCGCCCGGCGGGAACTGGACGAGCGGAAGTCGGCCATCGCCGAGCGGTACCCCGAACCCTACGCCGAGCTCGCCGCCCATCTGTCCCGTGATGAGGCCTTCACCGCGCTGGACCTGTACTCGAAGTACGGCCGGACGGTGAACGTCCTCGTGCTGGACGTCGACGAGACGCTCCGGTCGGCCGGCGACACCGACAACGAGATTCCGCGCTCGACGCTGCACCTGCTGACGGAGTTCCACGAGCGCGGCGTCCCTATCGTCGTCTGTACCGGCCAGACCCTGGAGAACGTCAAGGGGTTCATGATACAGGGGCTTGGCAACGACATCGTCGAGTCGGGCTCGATGAGCATCGTCTACGAGACGGGCAACGCCGTGTTCACGCCGGACCACGGCCCCGACACGAAACGGCTGCTGTACGAGGGGCTCGACCCGGTCATCGTCGAGACGTTCGACGACGTGCGCGGGCGGGTCCTCTCCGACGCCCCCGACCGGGTCCGTCGGGGCTGTCACCTGCAGGGCAACGAGTTCAACGTCACCCTCAAGCCCAACGCCGAGGTGGGCAGCGAGGCCGCCGTCGCGGTCATCGACGAGGCCATCCGCTACTTCTGTGGGCTCGTCGGCGAGGCACTGGCCGACGCGGTCGACGCGGACGTGACCGACCCCGCGCTGCTCGCGCGGACCTACTTCGCGAACGACCCGGAGATAGCACGGGTCCTCGACGAGGGCGACGTGGCCCGCGACGGCGACCTCGACGGGGCGCCCGAGCCGTTCACGGCTACCCTGGAACGCCTCGACGTGGGGTACTACGAGGGCGACGCCGCCGAACTCGTCAGCCTCGAACTAGACAAGCCCACGGGCGTGCGCGAGGCGTTGGACGTGCTCGGTATCGAGGACCCCTTCGCCCTGGCGATGGGCGACTCCAAGAGCGACCTGCGGGTGATGGAGTGGCTCGCCGAGACCGACTGCGGTATCGCCGCGGCCCCGGAACACGCCTCCGAGGCCGTGCTGGACCACGTGACCGACCGGGACGGGCTGGTGTACACGGCCGGCGAGGCCAGCACCGTCCTCCGTATCGTCTACGGGATGGAGCTACTGGCGGCTATCGACGAGCGGTAG
- a CDS encoding carbohydrate ABC transporter permease has product MRNPLTILRHRLVGGRNARTEGGEPSDADLRPDGGEVSADEGESFFQRDSVRSAPFWLPPALLIGVFVYGAIGWNVLLSLTDFTGLGSPDYSSLDFENYVVAFQGGTPSWSDLTVDPIWNSLGNTVLLIVGFTAVCLALGLLLAILVDQEIRFENTFRTIYLLPMSLSFVVTAKFWLYMYNPQTGLINIALGAVGIGPVEIVQNPDLKLAAVAFALVWQFSGYAMVVYLAGLRAIPDSHFEAARVDGASTVRMYWRVIIPQLRTATVSALVVLTVFALKAFDFLYSMYGYQPGPSADILATRMVREAYSNGNWAYGSAIAVVLFLMALAIVSPYIYSQYKRGAL; this is encoded by the coding sequence ATGCGCAATCCACTTACGATACTTCGACACCGCCTGGTCGGCGGCCGGAACGCTCGCACGGAAGGGGGTGAGCCAAGCGACGCAGACCTGCGTCCCGACGGGGGCGAGGTCAGCGCCGACGAGGGCGAGTCGTTCTTCCAGCGGGACTCGGTGCGTTCGGCCCCGTTCTGGCTCCCCCCGGCGCTGCTCATCGGCGTGTTCGTCTACGGCGCCATCGGCTGGAACGTCCTCCTGTCGCTGACCGACTTCACCGGACTCGGGTCGCCCGACTACAGCTCGCTCGACTTCGAGAACTACGTCGTCGCCTTCCAGGGCGGGACGCCGTCGTGGTCGGACCTGACTGTCGACCCGATATGGAACTCGCTCGGAAACACGGTCCTGCTCATCGTCGGGTTCACCGCGGTGTGTCTGGCGCTCGGGCTCTTGCTCGCCATCCTGGTCGACCAGGAGATACGCTTCGAGAACACCTTCCGGACGATATACCTGCTGCCGATGAGCCTCTCGTTCGTCGTGACGGCGAAGTTCTGGCTGTACATGTACAACCCACAGACGGGGCTCATCAACATCGCGCTCGGCGCCGTCGGCATCGGGCCGGTAGAGATCGTCCAGAACCCCGACCTGAAACTGGCCGCCGTCGCCTTCGCGCTGGTGTGGCAGTTCAGCGGCTACGCGATGGTCGTCTATCTGGCGGGGCTGCGCGCCATCCCCGACAGCCACTTCGAGGCCGCCCGCGTCGACGGGGCCTCGACGGTGCGGATGTACTGGCGGGTCATCATCCCCCAGCTCCGCACCGCGACCGTCAGCGCGCTCGTCGTGTTGACGGTGTTCGCGCTGAAGGCCTTCGACTTCCTCTACTCGATGTACGGCTACCAGCCCGGCCCCTCGGCGGACATCCTGGCGACGCGGATGGTCCGTGAGGCCTACAGCAACGGGAACTGGGCGTACGGCTCGGCTATCGCCGTCGTCCTCTTCCTGATGGCGCTGGCCATCGTCTCGCCGTACATCTACTCCCAGTACAAGCGAGGTGCGCTATGA
- a CDS encoding carbohydrate kinase family protein: MSIVSFGDTALRFATRDGERFETAREVGLHVDGISSNAAAVAGRLGADAVWLSKLADTPLGRRAVAELHEHGLETEIDWADPGAGRQGLTFHESGAPPREPRLLQDRGDTAMAAVSPGDFPVGRIQEADAVFTTGSMAALSDEAAETAGALLRSAPGLRAMDLDFHPGIWSAETAHDTLSDLFDPVELLFASEAQATAVFDRTGSPRELVHTIASDYDFSHVVLTRNEYGAVGYHDGVLHEQDAFETPEIDSAGQHAALVGAVLQQLTAGASTDEALAHGAAAAALARTMNGPLPPIEPADVERLIAAESGGR, encoded by the coding sequence ATGTCGATTGTTTCCTTCGGTGACACGGCGCTTCGCTTCGCGACACGCGATGGCGAGCGGTTCGAGACGGCCCGCGAGGTCGGGCTCCACGTCGACGGGATATCCAGCAACGCCGCGGCCGTGGCCGGCCGGCTGGGCGCCGACGCGGTCTGGCTCTCGAAGCTCGCCGACACGCCGCTCGGCCGGCGGGCCGTCGCCGAACTCCACGAACACGGGCTGGAGACCGAGATAGACTGGGCCGACCCCGGGGCCGGGCGCCAGGGGCTGACGTTCCACGAGAGCGGGGCCCCGCCCCGCGAGCCCCGACTGCTCCAGGACCGGGGCGATACGGCGATGGCGGCGGTGTCGCCGGGGGACTTCCCGGTGGGTCGCATCCAGGAGGCCGACGCGGTCTTTACAACGGGGTCGATGGCGGCCCTGTCCGACGAGGCGGCCGAGACCGCCGGGGCCCTGCTCCGTTCGGCCCCCGGGCTCCGGGCGATGGACCTCGATTTCCACCCCGGAATCTGGAGCGCGGAGACGGCCCACGACACCCTGTCAGACCTCTTCGACCCGGTCGAGCTGCTGTTTGCCAGCGAGGCACAGGCCACGGCGGTGTTCGACCGGACGGGCTCGCCCCGAGAACTGGTCCACACTATCGCCAGTGACTACGACTTCTCCCACGTCGTCCTCACCCGCAACGAGTACGGCGCCGTCGGCTACCACGACGGCGTCCTCCACGAACAGGACGCCTTCGAGACGCCGGAAATCGACAGCGCCGGACAGCACGCCGCCTTGGTCGGGGCCGTCCTCCAGCAGCTCACCGCCGGCGCTTCGACCGACGAGGCCCTGGCCCACGGCGCGGCGGCAGCGGCGCTGGCACGGACGATGAACGGCCCGCTGCCCCCCATCGAACCGGCCGACGTCGAGCGGCTCATCGCCGCGGAGTCAGGCGGTCGCTAA
- a CDS encoding glycosyltransferase family 2 protein, giving the protein MKTERITLTGVGGLFLVAAVATLLPSLAPNVVDWGQLFNYLLWGTTLLFTGTALVWVVLTYVVGRGYEAPDPVHGGDDIQVRVLTVDAAAVVQRTVDSLPDELDDVHVVAEADIDVAGAAVHVVPEEFDCDAVRKGRAIEWARRALDCEREYVLYLDEDSVVDSFGGLPDADIVQLREQPRRTGSVWTYLADVYRMGVQVEQRAFARLSIPLFAWGGGIAVRSDLEDAVTWDRETIVEDTAFVWTAAQRFDIDFELATATCRNEAPPSLTEIAQQRRRWAAGNVEASTALPLGYQLLTRVRNYAWALSPVVTLVVVPLSLLGVGVGAGGLFATVSLLLGALTLFWYLRGVRYYGRDKLVWAAAVPLAPLVTVVHSMGTVAGILAPPTEFRVTEKVG; this is encoded by the coding sequence ATGAAGACCGAGCGAATCACACTGACCGGGGTCGGCGGGCTCTTCCTCGTCGCCGCCGTCGCGACGCTACTCCCGTCGCTCGCCCCGAACGTCGTCGACTGGGGACAGCTGTTCAACTATCTGCTGTGGGGGACCACGCTGCTGTTCACCGGGACCGCCCTCGTCTGGGTCGTCTTGACCTACGTGGTCGGACGGGGGTACGAGGCGCCCGACCCCGTCCACGGCGGCGACGACATCCAGGTCCGCGTCCTGACCGTCGACGCCGCCGCGGTCGTCCAGCGGACCGTCGACTCGCTGCCGGACGAACTCGACGATGTCCACGTCGTCGCGGAGGCGGACATCGACGTGGCCGGCGCGGCCGTCCACGTCGTCCCCGAGGAGTTCGACTGCGACGCGGTCCGGAAGGGCCGGGCCATCGAGTGGGCCCGCCGGGCCCTCGACTGCGAGCGGGAGTACGTGCTGTATCTCGACGAGGACAGCGTCGTCGACTCCTTCGGGGGGCTGCCCGACGCCGACATCGTCCAGCTGCGCGAACAGCCCCGCCGCACGGGGTCGGTCTGGACCTATCTGGCCGACGTCTACCGGATGGGTGTCCAGGTCGAACAGCGCGCCTTCGCCCGTCTCTCCATCCCGCTGTTCGCGTGGGGCGGCGGCATCGCCGTCCGCAGCGACCTCGAAGACGCGGTGACCTGGGACCGCGAGACCATCGTCGAGGACACCGCGTTCGTCTGGACGGCCGCCCAGCGGTTCGATATCGACTTCGAGCTGGCGACGGCGACCTGCCGGAACGAGGCGCCGCCGTCGCTGACCGAAATCGCCCAACAGCGCCGCCGGTGGGCCGCGGGCAACGTCGAGGCCTCGACTGCGCTCCCGCTCGGGTACCAGCTGCTCACCCGCGTGCGCAACTACGCGTGGGCGCTCTCGCCGGTCGTGACGCTGGTCGTCGTCCCGCTGTCGCTGCTGGGCGTCGGCGTCGGCGCCGGCGGTCTGTTCGCCACCGTCTCACTGCTGCTCGGTGCGCTGACGCTGTTCTGGTATCTCCGCGGCGTGCGCTACTACGGCCGGGACAAGCTCGTCTGGGCCGCCGCGGTGCCGCTGGCGCCGCTCGTCACCGTCGTCCACTCGATGGGCACCGTCGCCGGCATCCTCGCGCCGCCGACTGAGTTCCGCGTCACCGAGAAGGTGGGCTAA
- a CDS encoding carbohydrate ABC transporter permease, giving the protein MSFGTSTDEESEIDTGYPLRRIALYITLVAMAVFYLIPIETGVVTSFTNPASYTGQYPYLPPLEPLLSGTGEFSLQSWTSAFDLLGQGLVNSVILVVPATILSGLLGSMAAYGLTTVSWRGQIAVYITFVAGIFIPYQAVLVPLTQFWYNVVPLRTAFQPVTVLPFVQGYHWKLVALIVTHTAYGLPICTLLFRAHYKKLSDEMIEAARLDGASIYRIYRRIILPLSVPMFAVVFIYQFTQIWNDLLFALTIVQFGDASVVTQDLVGLGVSQSGTNFPLRMAGALVAALPTLLVYVLFGEKFAKGVAA; this is encoded by the coding sequence ATGAGCTTCGGCACCTCGACCGATGAGGAGTCAGAGATAGACACCGGCTACCCGCTTCGCCGTATCGCCCTGTATATCACGCTCGTGGCGATGGCGGTGTTCTACCTCATCCCCATCGAGACCGGGGTCGTGACCTCCTTCACGAACCCGGCGTCGTACACGGGACAGTACCCCTACCTCCCGCCGCTGGAGCCGCTCCTCTCCGGGACCGGGGAGTTCTCGCTACAGTCCTGGACCAGCGCGTTCGACCTGCTCGGTCAGGGTCTGGTCAACAGCGTCATCCTCGTCGTCCCGGCGACCATCCTCTCGGGGCTGCTCGGGAGCATGGCGGCCTACGGGCTGACGACGGTGAGCTGGCGCGGCCAGATCGCCGTCTACATCACCTTCGTCGCGGGCATCTTCATCCCCTACCAGGCGGTGCTGGTGCCCCTGACGCAGTTCTGGTACAACGTCGTCCCGCTACGGACGGCGTTCCAGCCTGTCACCGTGTTGCCGTTCGTCCAGGGCTACCACTGGAAACTGGTCGCGCTCATCGTCACGCACACGGCCTACGGGCTCCCCATCTGTACGCTGCTGTTCCGCGCGCACTACAAGAAACTCTCCGACGAGATGATAGAGGCCGCCCGGCTGGACGGGGCCTCCATCTACCGCATCTACCGGCGCATCATCCTCCCGCTGTCGGTGCCGATGTTCGCGGTGGTGTTCATCTACCAGTTCACGCAGATATGGAACGACCTCCTCTTTGCGCTGACTATCGTCCAGTTCGGCGACGCCTCCGTCGTCACGCAGGACCTGGTCGGACTCGGCGTCTCGCAGTCGGGGACGAACTTCCCGCTCCGGATGGCCGGAGCCCTCGTCGCCGCGCTCCCGACGCTGCTGGTCTACGTCCTGTTCGGCGAGAAGTTCGCCAAGGGGGTCGCAGCGTGA
- a CDS encoding class I SAM-dependent methyltransferase — MDRNDVRRAWDEVAETYAARRNPDGSDADLVDDLLATLPDSPTVLDVGCGDGARTLANLPAGAVGLDFSRRGLELAAETVPDARLVQGDMTALPVADSSVDGITAYHAVFHVPRARHPDVYREFARVLRPGGVALLTLPSGDFETVRRGWMGGSMFFSSPGRRATLDQLAAAGFDEIRTETADDPLGSATEFAFARL; from the coding sequence ATGGACAGAAACGACGTGCGGCGCGCCTGGGACGAGGTGGCCGAGACCTACGCCGCACGCAGGAACCCCGACGGCTCCGATGCCGACCTGGTCGACGACCTGCTCGCAACGCTTCCCGACTCGCCCACCGTGCTGGACGTGGGCTGTGGCGACGGGGCGCGGACGCTGGCGAACCTCCCGGCCGGCGCCGTCGGGCTGGATTTCTCCCGGCGGGGGCTGGAACTCGCGGCCGAGACGGTGCCCGACGCACGGCTGGTCCAGGGCGATATGACCGCCCTGCCCGTGGCCGACAGCAGCGTCGACGGCATCACCGCCTACCACGCCGTCTTCCACGTTCCCCGGGCGCGCCACCCCGACGTGTACCGCGAGTTCGCCCGCGTGCTCCGGCCGGGCGGGGTCGCCCTGCTGACGCTTCCGAGCGGCGACTTCGAGACCGTCCGCCGGGGGTGGATGGGCGGCTCGATGTTCTTTTCCTCGCCCGGCCGGCGGGCCACGCTCGACCAGTTAGCCGCCGCCGGCTTCGACGAGATACGGACCGAGACGGCCGACGACCCGCTGGGCAGTGCCACGGAGTTCGCGTTCGCCCGACTGTAG